CGGAAATCGGCGACGAGGCGTCCCATACTTTCCTTCGCCGGCACGCGCGCACCTTCATCCGCGACCACCCCGCCGGCTCGCTTTACGTGTACCTGAACTATGGGGTGCACTGGCTGTTAAACCTGCTGGTGCGTGACGGCACCGCGAACGGCTTCGTGCTCATTCGCGCCCTGCAGCCCGGGTCCGGTCTGGAACTCATGCGCGGACGGCGCCGAACGGACAACCTCGGGGCCCTCTGTTCGGGTCCGGGCAAGCTGACGCAGGCCCTTGCGATTGACGGCAGCTTCCACGGCAGGGACCTTTTCGCGCTGCCGGACGCCGCCGTCCGTGTCCCGGAACACCAACCTGAAGTCGACACCGACCGGCGCATCGGCATTACCAAAGCGGCGATGCTCGAGTGGCGCTTTCTCGCCAAAGGGTCACCCTATGTCAGTGCGGGCAAAGCCCGCCCCAGAAAGGTCTGAGGCGGGTACAAATCCTCCAGCCCAAACCTCACCACAACTAAACGGCTTGGGTAAGGCCGAGACCTTATTTGGAGTAACCGGTTGTAGGTGCAGCCGGTGGGGGCGGCGGCGGCTGTTCCTTTTTACAAGCAGAAACGCCCAGCACCGCAGTGGCCAGAGCCACCAAAGTCAAGTACTTTACAAGGTTCATTCAGTCTCGCCTCCTTTCTTAGCTAGCAGCTAACCCGTATTAGGCTGAACCCCTGCCGGACACAAATCGATTTTTCCATTTTGTCACACGGCGTGCCCGCCGTGTGACCGAACCCTACCCGTTACCCGTTTACCAGCTACCCGTCACCGGGTGTGATGACGACCTCCGTGCCCGGTTCGACCTCGTTGAAGAGCCGGTCGATGTCCGCGTTGGCCATCCGGATGCAGCCGTGACTGGCCGGGCTGGCCAGCAGAGCTTCCTGGTTGGTTCCATGAATGTAGATGAACCGCTCTTTGGTGTTGGCATTGTGCGCCTCCAGGCCGTTCAACCAGAGGATGCGGGAGGTGATCAAGTCAGGTTCGGACGTCCAGTCCGGCTCCTCGGAGACAACCGGTTTGCGTCCCCGGAAGACCGTGTTCAGCGGTTGATCGCCTCCGACCTTTTCCGCGATTTCAAACCGGCCCAGGGGCGTTTTGAAACTCCCGGGTTCACAGCCTGCGCCGAAGCGCGAGCTGGAGATCGGATAACTTTGAAGCACTTCCTCCCCGCGACACAGGTAAAGCCTTTGCCGGTCGAGACGAATCACGATCTTGAGTGGCGTCATACTTGTTTTAAAGTGCTGGCGGTATGGGCAAGCATTTCACGGTAGCGATTGTCGG
This DNA window, taken from Verrucomicrobiota bacterium, encodes the following:
- a CDS encoding DNA-3-methyladenine glycosylase, encoding MGNVGRSFFQTDPLTCARALIGCDLVWGPTTGVIVETEAYAEIGDEASHTFLRRHARTFIRDHPAGSLYVYLNYGVHWLLNLLVRDGTANGFVLIRALQPGSGLELMRGRRRTDNLGALCSGPGKLTQALAIDGSFHGRDLFALPDAAVRVPEHQPEVDTDRRIGITKAAMLEWRFLAKGSPYVSAGKARPRKV
- a CDS encoding L,D-transpeptidase: MTPLKIVIRLDRQRLYLCRGEEVLQSYPISSSRFGAGCEPGSFKTPLGRFEIAEKVGGDQPLNTVFRGRKPVVSEEPDWTSEPDLITSRILWLNGLEAHNANTKERFIYIHGTNQEALLASPASHGCIRMANADIDRLFNEVEPGTEVVITPGDG